From one Nonomuraea polychroma genomic stretch:
- a CDS encoding NAD-dependent epimerase/dehydratase family protein, whose product MTHTVLVTGVSRHIGARVASVLAADPDISRVIGVDTVPPPSLTRDGGISLGRTEFVRVDLRSPDIAQVIAAADIDTVVHMSLVSAPSRSGGRAAMKEHNVIGTMQLLGACQRSATVRRVVVRSTTAVYGSSPRDPAVFTEDLEPHDGPSHGYAKDACEVEGYVRGFARRRPDVTVSLLRFANFMGPGVDSPLTRYFTQPVLPTVFGFDPRLQFVHEDDAVEVLRRMATEDHPGTFNVAGAGVLLLSQCARRAGRLPLPLLSPAFKLLGNSARRIGLVEYSPEQLRLMSHGRAVDTSRLEAELGWKPKFTTGAAYEDFLRSRGLHPFGGVPS is encoded by the coding sequence ATGACCCACACCGTGCTCGTCACCGGGGTCTCGCGCCACATCGGCGCCCGGGTGGCGAGTGTTCTTGCTGCGGACCCGGACATCAGCCGTGTCATAGGAGTCGACACTGTCCCGCCCCCCTCGTTGACGCGGGACGGCGGCATCTCCCTCGGCCGGACGGAGTTTGTCCGAGTGGATCTGCGTAGCCCCGACATCGCTCAGGTGATCGCGGCCGCGGACATCGACACCGTTGTGCACATGAGCCTGGTCAGCGCTCCCTCGCGGAGCGGGGGCAGGGCTGCCATGAAAGAGCACAATGTCATCGGCACCATGCAGCTGCTCGGGGCCTGCCAGCGGTCGGCGACCGTGCGGCGGGTGGTGGTCCGCTCCACCACCGCCGTCTATGGTTCGTCGCCGCGGGATCCCGCGGTGTTCACCGAGGACCTGGAGCCGCACGACGGCCCCAGCCACGGCTATGCCAAGGACGCCTGCGAAGTCGAGGGTTACGTACGCGGCTTCGCGCGGCGCCGTCCCGACGTGACGGTGTCGTTGTTGCGTTTCGCCAACTTCATGGGTCCAGGCGTCGACTCGCCGCTGACGCGTTACTTCACCCAGCCGGTGTTGCCGACCGTGTTCGGCTTCGACCCGCGGCTGCAGTTCGTCCACGAGGACGACGCTGTCGAGGTGTTGCGCCGGATGGCGACCGAGGATCACCCCGGCACGTTCAACGTGGCCGGGGCCGGCGTGCTGCTGCTGTCGCAGTGCGCCAGGCGGGCCGGGCGGCTGCCACTGCCGCTGCTCTCGCCCGCGTTCAAGCTGCTGGGCAACAGCGCACGCCGGATCGGGCTGGTCGAATACTCGCCCGAGCAGCTCAGGCTGATGAGCCACGGTCGCGCAGTCGACACCTCCAGGCTGGAGGCCGAGCTCGGCTGGAAGCCCAAGTTCACGACCGGGGCGGCCTACGAAGACTTCTTGCGTTCGCGTGGCCTGCACCCGTTCGGAGGTGTGCCGAGTTGA
- a CDS encoding lysophospholipid acyltransferase family protein, producing the protein MIPISAAPSFEQQDPEPLAKLLVFLRRRVSGDYEVDEFGYDAELTDKVLLELVRPLYTRWFRVETLQVKNVPEEGGALVVANHSGTLPVDALMLQVAMHDDVRRPLRLLGADLVYQLPLLSHLARKTGHTLACREDADRLLRKGEVVGVFPEGFKGVGKPFSERYKLQRFGRGGFVASAIRAGVPIVPTAIVGAEEIYPKIGDLKFLARTLGLPYLPITPFFPLLGPLGLVPLPSKWLIEFGEPIRTDEYEPSAADDPMLVFNLTDHVREVIQQMLNELRLRRGHAFPPFL; encoded by the coding sequence GTGATCCCGATCAGCGCGGCGCCGTCCTTCGAACAGCAGGATCCCGAGCCACTGGCCAAGCTCCTGGTCTTCCTCCGCAGGCGCGTCAGCGGCGACTACGAGGTCGACGAGTTCGGCTACGATGCCGAGCTGACGGACAAGGTCCTGCTCGAGCTGGTCAGGCCTCTCTACACCCGCTGGTTCAGGGTGGAGACCCTCCAGGTCAAGAACGTGCCCGAGGAGGGCGGCGCGCTGGTCGTCGCCAACCACTCGGGCACGCTGCCGGTCGACGCGCTGATGCTCCAGGTGGCCATGCACGACGACGTACGCAGGCCGCTGCGGCTGCTCGGCGCCGACCTGGTCTACCAGCTCCCGCTGCTCAGTCACCTGGCTCGCAAGACCGGCCACACACTGGCCTGCCGCGAGGACGCCGACCGGCTGCTGCGCAAGGGCGAGGTGGTCGGGGTGTTCCCCGAGGGCTTCAAGGGTGTCGGCAAGCCGTTCTCCGAGCGCTACAAGCTGCAGCGGTTCGGCCGTGGAGGGTTCGTGGCGTCGGCCATCCGCGCCGGCGTGCCGATCGTGCCCACCGCGATCGTGGGCGCCGAGGAGATCTACCCCAAGATCGGCGATCTGAAGTTCCTGGCCAGGACGCTCGGCCTGCCCTACCTGCCGATCACGCCGTTCTTCCCGCTGCTCGGGCCGCTCGGACTGGTGCCGCTGCCGTCGAAGTGGCTGATCGAGTTCGGCGAGCCGATCCGCACCGACGAATACGAGCCGTCGGCGGCCGACGATCCGATGCTGGTGTTCAACCTCACCGACCACGTGCGCGAGGTGATCCAGCAGATGCTCAACGAGCTGCGGCTGCGCAGGGGCCACGCCTTCCCGCCGTTCTTGTGA
- a CDS encoding SDR family NAD(P)-dependent oxidoreductase: MDLELSGRVAVVTGASKGIGLAVARTLADEGAYVVAASRTQADVKAAHVAVDLMDPQAPEQVIARAVEEFGGVDILVNNAGGPPPGVTLPRVGFMTPGDADWQAMFEFNLFAVVRMIRAAVPVMIERGGGSIINISTGSARQPGAMNVDYGAAKAALNHVSKAVSEEFGARGIRVNTIAPGPVLTDWWTKDGGAAEVIGGMAGASKEAVIAQVAPDMMRLVTGRLVHPQEIADMVALLASPRSASTTGAEFAIDGGFRKEL; the protein is encoded by the coding sequence ATGGATCTCGAGCTTTCCGGCCGCGTCGCCGTCGTGACGGGCGCGTCCAAGGGCATCGGCCTCGCCGTCGCCCGTACGCTGGCCGACGAGGGCGCGTACGTGGTCGCCGCCTCCCGCACGCAGGCCGACGTCAAGGCCGCGCACGTCGCGGTCGACCTCATGGACCCGCAGGCGCCGGAGCAGGTCATCGCGCGTGCGGTCGAGGAGTTCGGGGGCGTGGACATCCTCGTCAACAACGCCGGTGGGCCGCCGCCCGGGGTGACGTTGCCGCGGGTCGGGTTCATGACGCCGGGCGACGCGGACTGGCAGGCGATGTTCGAGTTCAACCTGTTCGCGGTCGTACGCATGATCCGCGCCGCCGTACCCGTCATGATCGAGCGGGGCGGCGGCTCCATCATCAACATCTCCACCGGCTCCGCCCGGCAGCCCGGGGCCATGAACGTCGACTACGGCGCCGCCAAGGCGGCGCTCAACCACGTCAGCAAGGCCGTGTCGGAGGAGTTCGGCGCGCGGGGCATCCGGGTCAACACGATCGCGCCGGGGCCGGTGCTCACCGACTGGTGGACCAAGGACGGCGGGGCCGCCGAGGTCATCGGGGGCATGGCAGGGGCCTCCAAAGAGGCCGTCATCGCCCAGGTCGCGCCTGACATGATGAGGCTCGTCACCGGACGTCTGGTGCACCCGCAGGAAATCGCCGACATGGTCGCACTGCTGGCCTCGCCGCGCTCGGCCAGCACGACCGGCGCCGAGTTCGCCATCGACGGAGGCTTCCGCAAGGAGCTGTAG
- a CDS encoding RNA polymerase sigma factor: MILQPATRGADSELVCASWKDPEVFAELFDRYSAMLYRYVSKRLGPEPAEDLVGETFLVAFSRRRSYDLAYEDARPWLFGILTKLISRHHRKEAARYRALLRAPVDSDIESPADRVAAGVTAQAVRAELAGALAALPAKDRDVLLLIAWGDLTYEEVAQALGIPVGTVRSRLNRGRRKVRAALGDANPMEEE; this comes from the coding sequence ATGATCCTGCAACCCGCCACCCGGGGTGCGGACTCGGAGCTCGTGTGCGCCTCGTGGAAGGACCCCGAGGTGTTCGCCGAGTTGTTCGACCGCTACTCCGCCATGCTCTACCGCTACGTCTCCAAACGGCTCGGCCCGGAGCCCGCCGAAGACCTCGTCGGAGAGACGTTCCTGGTCGCGTTCTCCCGCAGGAGGAGCTACGACCTGGCGTACGAGGACGCCCGGCCATGGCTGTTCGGCATCCTCACCAAGCTCATCTCCCGGCACCACCGCAAGGAGGCCGCCCGCTACCGGGCACTCCTACGTGCCCCTGTCGACTCCGACATCGAGTCGCCCGCCGACCGGGTGGCCGCCGGCGTGACCGCTCAGGCCGTACGCGCCGAGCTGGCCGGCGCCCTGGCCGCCCTGCCCGCCAAGGACCGCGACGTCCTGCTGCTGATCGCCTGGGGCGATCTCACGTACGAGGAGGTCGCGCAGGCGCTCGGCATCCCCGTCGGAACCGTACGCTCCCGCCTCAACAGGGGCAGGCGGAAGGTACGTGCCGCGCTCGGCGATGCGAACCCTATGGAGGAGGAGTGA
- a CDS encoding LCP family protein, protein MDDLKLLRDLGGELEHEPPATLVRQRDRLLRARPRRRWAGWWTAGLVAVATAAAVAVPTVLIAARHTAAPPAGSQTVDVSGTRNVLVIGSDSRQGENAEYGPYTARMPGGGGARSDTIMIIHVPADRSRATAVSVPRDSMVAIPACSGHPGRTDMINSAYNSGGAACLRKTLEKLTGLSIQHTVEVDFAGFKGMVDALGGVEITVARAVDDPKSKLKLPAGKVMLNGETALGYARLRYVGDGSDTARIKRQQQLVLAMLKKAKGAFADAGRLKTFLGEMRKAVKTDLSVEAMYELAGELSKTKMEVVTIPSESYARDDRRLLRWKQPETGELFKSLK, encoded by the coding sequence ATGGACGACCTGAAGCTGCTCCGCGACCTCGGCGGGGAGCTGGAGCACGAACCGCCCGCGACGCTCGTCCGACAGCGTGATCGCCTGCTTCGGGCCCGCCCGCGACGCCGATGGGCCGGTTGGTGGACCGCCGGGCTCGTGGCCGTCGCCACGGCCGCCGCGGTCGCCGTGCCCACCGTCCTGATCGCCGCCCGCCACACCGCCGCGCCGCCCGCCGGGTCGCAGACCGTGGACGTGAGCGGCACCAGGAACGTGCTGGTGATCGGCTCGGACAGCCGTCAGGGAGAGAACGCCGAATACGGCCCGTACACGGCCAGGATGCCCGGTGGCGGCGGCGCGCGATCCGACACCATCATGATCATTCACGTGCCCGCCGACCGGAGCAGGGCCACGGCCGTCAGCGTGCCGCGCGACTCGATGGTGGCGATTCCCGCCTGCTCTGGGCACCCCGGGCGGACGGACATGATCAATTCGGCGTACAACTCGGGTGGGGCCGCCTGCCTGCGCAAGACGCTGGAGAAGCTGACCGGGCTGTCGATTCAGCACACGGTGGAGGTGGACTTCGCGGGCTTCAAGGGCATGGTGGACGCACTCGGGGGTGTGGAGATCACCGTGGCCAGGGCCGTGGACGATCCGAAGTCGAAACTGAAGCTGCCGGCCGGGAAGGTCATGCTGAACGGGGAGACGGCGCTCGGGTACGCGCGGTTGCGGTATGTAGGAGACGGGTCGGACACCGCGCGGATCAAGCGCCAGCAGCAGCTCGTGCTCGCGATGCTGAAGAAGGCCAAGGGAGCCTTCGCGGACGCGGGCCGGCTCAAGACCTTCCTCGGTGAGATGCGGAAGGCGGTCAAGACCGATCTGAGCGTGGAGGCGATGTACGAGCTGGCCGGGGAGCTGTCGAAGACCAAGATGGAGGTGGTGACGATCCCGTCGGAGTCGTACGCACGCGACGACCGCCGCCTGCTGCGGTGGAAGCAGCCGGAAACCGGTGAGCTGTTCAAGTCGCTGAAGTGA
- a CDS encoding HAD family hydrolase, whose product MRRRHEVAPEAAGEAAAEAAVTVAPVEPDLQAAAFFDVDNTMMRGASIYHFARGLATRGMFTTSDLFKFAVGQAVFRLRGNENPEHIAVARETALAFVAGAKVDDVVRLGEEIYDEVMADRIWGGTRALAQAHLDAGQRVWLVTATPVELARVIAQRLGLTGALGTVAETSNGIYTGRLVGDLLHGPAKAEAVRALARREGLDLTRCTAYSDSANDLPLLSLVGQAVAINPDSELREHARRHDWPIKDFRTGRKATLTALPIAAGLGAVAGGVAAAVALRRHYRTQR is encoded by the coding sequence ATGCGACGACGACACGAGGTGGCGCCCGAGGCCGCCGGCGAGGCCGCGGCGGAGGCTGCGGTCACCGTCGCCCCGGTCGAGCCGGACCTTCAGGCGGCGGCCTTCTTCGACGTCGACAACACGATGATGCGCGGCGCCTCCATCTACCACTTCGCCAGAGGGCTGGCCACCCGCGGCATGTTCACGACGTCCGACCTGTTCAAGTTCGCCGTGGGCCAGGCGGTGTTCCGGCTGCGGGGCAACGAGAACCCCGAGCACATCGCGGTGGCGCGGGAGACCGCGCTGGCGTTCGTGGCCGGCGCCAAGGTCGACGACGTCGTACGCCTCGGCGAGGAGATCTACGACGAGGTCATGGCCGACCGCATCTGGGGCGGCACCCGCGCGCTCGCCCAGGCCCACCTCGACGCCGGCCAGCGGGTCTGGCTGGTCACCGCCACACCCGTGGAGCTGGCCAGGGTCATCGCGCAACGCCTCGGGCTGACGGGGGCGCTTGGGACGGTGGCCGAGACCAGCAACGGCATCTACACCGGCAGGCTCGTCGGCGACCTCCTCCACGGGCCGGCGAAAGCCGAGGCGGTCCGGGCGCTGGCCCGCCGCGAGGGCCTCGACCTGACCCGCTGCACGGCCTACAGCGACTCCGCCAACGACCTGCCCCTGTTGTCGCTGGTGGGGCAGGCGGTGGCCATCAACCCGGACAGCGAGCTGCGTGAGCACGCCAGGAGACACGACTGGCCCATCAAGGACTTCCGTACCGGGCGCAAGGCGACTTTGACCGCCCTGCCGATCGCCGCCGGCCTGGGCGCCGTAGCCGGCGGCGTCGCCGCCGCCGTGGCCCTGCGCCGCCACTACCGCACCCAACGCTGA
- a CDS encoding DUF5667 domain-containing protein has translation MGRARRRRERVLEHLTELRRLPIGGAPEPAFRTRLRAELLSGASAAEQARPPGDQAHPAAPKHARPRRARRRPLLSHLATFGLATAMMVSAFATYQAVPGDSLYPLKRAAESTLVRLSSDDAERGERELDSAKTRAKEVATLLGSSDDGPLVSETLTEMEKSTRSGISRLERAEPRSPKIKKFARDQKEVVGPMLSQLSEDHQAQAEDYLHYIEGLAAPG, from the coding sequence ATGGGTAGGGCGCGCAGGCGGCGGGAACGCGTGCTCGAGCACCTCACGGAGCTGCGGCGCCTGCCCATCGGCGGCGCGCCGGAGCCGGCCTTCCGTACCCGCCTGCGCGCGGAGCTGCTCTCCGGCGCCAGCGCCGCGGAGCAGGCGCGCCCACCGGGGGACCAGGCACACCCGGCAGCCCCCAAGCACGCGCGCCCACGTCGTGCACGCAGACGGCCGCTGCTGTCCCATCTGGCCACGTTCGGGCTGGCGACGGCCATGATGGTCTCGGCGTTCGCCACCTACCAGGCGGTGCCGGGAGACTCGCTCTACCCGCTCAAGCGCGCCGCCGAGAGCACGCTCGTACGTCTCAGCTCCGACGACGCCGAACGCGGCGAGCGGGAGCTGGACTCGGCCAAGACCCGCGCCAAGGAGGTCGCCACCCTGCTCGGCTCGTCCGACGACGGCCCGCTGGTCAGCGAGACGCTCACAGAGATGGAGAAGTCCACGCGGTCGGGCATCAGCAGGCTCGAACGGGCCGAGCCGCGCTCACCGAAGATCAAGAAATTCGCGCGGGACCAGAAAGAGGTCGTCGGGCCGATGCTTTCGCAGCTCAGCGAGGATCATCAGGCCCAGGCGGAGGACTATCTCCACTACATCGAAGGTCTGGCCGCACCTGGCTAG
- a CDS encoding sigma-70 family RNA polymerase sigma factor, with protein MPDSPPFAGLLAPAVAGPAPTGELAVRSEESSAAAPGDGRAPDDVRTLVMHAKDGCTESFGTLYDRYVDLVYRYIYFRVGSHQLAEDLTSETFLRALRRIADFTWQGRDFGAWLVTIARNLVTDHFKSGRYRLEIPTGEIIDVPLDGSHIPENAVVTAIINDRVLRAVRDLNPEQQECVVLRFLHGLSLAETALIMGKKSGAIKALQFRAVRALARALKHDLA; from the coding sequence ATGCCTGACTCGCCGCCGTTCGCCGGGCTGCTCGCGCCAGCGGTCGCTGGACCTGCCCCGACGGGCGAGCTCGCCGTGCGCTCAGAGGAGTCCAGCGCGGCAGCGCCCGGCGACGGACGAGCGCCCGACGACGTGCGCACGCTCGTGATGCACGCCAAGGACGGATGCACGGAGTCCTTTGGCACGCTCTACGACCGCTATGTGGACCTGGTCTACCGCTACATCTACTTCCGGGTCGGCTCACACCAGCTCGCCGAGGACCTGACCAGCGAGACCTTCCTCCGGGCATTACGCAGGATCGCCGACTTCACCTGGCAGGGCCGGGATTTCGGCGCTTGGCTCGTGACCATCGCCAGGAACCTGGTGACCGATCACTTCAAGTCGGGGCGGTACCGGCTCGAGATACCCACCGGAGAGATCATCGACGTTCCGCTCGACGGCTCGCACATTCCGGAGAACGCCGTGGTCACGGCCATCATCAACGACCGGGTGCTGCGTGCCGTCCGAGATCTCAATCCTGAGCAGCAGGAATGCGTGGTGCTGCGCTTCCTGCACGGCCTCTCGCTCGCGGAAACCGCGCTGATCATGGGGAAGAAGAGTGGAGCGATCAAAGCGCTGCAGTTCCGTGCCGTGCGCGCGCTCGCCCGAGCGCTCAAGCACGACCTGGCGTAA
- a CDS encoding putative quinol monooxygenase — translation MEILVAVIGLAGALLAAFAAGALIRRLRDEPEGWLIAWTVAAVAVCLSLGVIAVGYLMGFGPVTFRLYQVTGSMLAPLWLAVGMIQLLAERVPPRFLAWLMGIALTIVAGTIMIFDPLKSTEMGKVLPAGSALWQTVPVGYLLIGVHAIAVLIMLAMAVVAALKWRSGDEYDTDNLHASLVIVPSGIALVGAMRFTVPPLFTTVLLAVAGAAIWYVVLRPLAPYEDDDEDDFDERQEAPVRQESPMPVGERVPRGRRAVPEPVPAADLPPAPPRRPTGLGDLVAEYRAGDQQVDYAARMVPPADAGPATGYIMNGAPPQQAPPQPQAPPQPQGAPPQRADRGMPSQRADYAMPPTPPPPGPATGMLYSGSDLFSPPQPQPQQQAGGGKPSPNIYGLLTVFTIMDGAGEAFDRLAEATVEAVRRGEPDTLVYACHAVKSAPLQRIVYELYRDEVAYRDHQRQPHVERFVNERQSMVLATNVIELNVNAAKVVPLPTVMF, via the coding sequence ATGGAGATCCTCGTTGCTGTCATAGGTCTTGCCGGTGCGCTCCTCGCCGCCTTCGCGGCCGGTGCGTTGATCAGACGCTTGCGCGACGAGCCAGAGGGGTGGTTGATCGCCTGGACCGTCGCGGCCGTGGCGGTGTGCTTGTCACTGGGCGTGATCGCCGTCGGCTACCTCATGGGGTTCGGGCCGGTCACGTTCCGGCTCTATCAGGTGACGGGGTCGATGCTGGCGCCGCTCTGGCTCGCGGTCGGCATGATCCAGCTGCTGGCGGAGCGGGTGCCGCCGCGCTTCCTCGCGTGGTTGATGGGCATCGCGCTGACCATCGTGGCGGGCACGATCATGATCTTCGACCCGCTCAAGTCCACCGAGATGGGCAAGGTGCTGCCCGCGGGCTCCGCGCTCTGGCAGACGGTCCCCGTCGGCTACCTGCTGATCGGCGTGCATGCGATCGCGGTGCTGATCATGCTGGCCATGGCGGTGGTCGCGGCGCTCAAGTGGCGCAGCGGCGATGAGTACGACACCGACAATCTGCACGCGTCCCTGGTCATCGTCCCGTCGGGGATCGCGCTCGTCGGCGCGATGAGGTTCACGGTGCCGCCGCTGTTCACCACGGTGCTGCTGGCCGTGGCCGGGGCGGCGATCTGGTACGTGGTGCTGCGGCCGCTGGCGCCGTACGAGGACGACGACGAGGACGACTTCGACGAGAGGCAGGAAGCCCCTGTGCGGCAGGAGTCGCCTATGCCGGTCGGCGAGCGGGTCCCGCGCGGGCGCAGAGCCGTGCCCGAGCCTGTGCCGGCCGCGGATCTGCCGCCGGCTCCACCACGCAGGCCGACGGGGCTGGGGGATCTGGTGGCCGAATACCGGGCGGGCGACCAGCAGGTCGACTACGCCGCCCGCATGGTGCCGCCCGCCGACGCGGGCCCCGCGACCGGCTACATCATGAACGGCGCCCCTCCCCAGCAGGCGCCACCACAGCCCCAGGCCCCGCCCCAGCCCCAGGGGGCGCCGCCGCAGCGCGCCGATCGCGGCATGCCCTCCCAGCGTGCCGACTATGCGATGCCGCCCACGCCGCCGCCGCCAGGCCCGGCGACAGGCATGCTCTACAGCGGGTCTGACCTGTTCTCGCCGCCCCAACCCCAGCCCCAGCAGCAGGCAGGCGGCGGCAAGCCGTCGCCGAACATCTACGGCCTGCTGACCGTGTTCACGATCATGGATGGCGCCGGTGAGGCGTTCGACCGGCTCGCCGAGGCGACCGTGGAGGCCGTGCGCAGGGGCGAGCCCGACACGCTCGTGTACGCCTGCCACGCCGTCAAGTCGGCCCCACTACAGCGCATCGTCTACGAGCTCTACCGTGACGAGGTGGCCTACCGCGACCACCAGCGGCAGCCGCACGTCGAAAGGTTCGTCAACGAGCGGCAGTCCATGGTGCTGGCCACCAACGTCATCGAGCTGAACGTCAACGCCGCGAAGGTGGTGCCGCTGCCGACCGTGATGTTCTGA
- a CDS encoding glutaredoxin family protein — protein sequence MHRITLIGKPGCHLCDDAREVIARVAGELGVPWEEVSIETSEELREKYWEMIPVTLIDGVQHDFWRVDESRLRAALTA from the coding sequence ATGCATCGCATCACGTTGATCGGCAAACCCGGCTGTCACTTGTGTGACGACGCGCGCGAGGTCATCGCCAGGGTGGCCGGCGAGCTCGGCGTGCCCTGGGAGGAGGTCAGCATCGAGACCTCCGAGGAGCTCAGGGAGAAATACTGGGAGATGATCCCGGTGACGCTGATCGACGGCGTGCAGCACGACTTCTGGCGGGTCGACGAGAGCCGCCTGCGGGCCGCGCTCACTGCCTGA
- a CDS encoding redox-sensing transcriptional repressor Rex — translation MKSPSQPRDRGIPEATVARLPLYLRALNGMAERGVATVSSEDLAVAAGVNSAKLRKDLSHLGSYGTRGVGYDVEYLVYQISRELGLTQDWAVAIVGVGNLGRALANYGGFVSRGFRVAALVDADPEVVGDTIAGLNVEHIDELEAVIKRRGVSIVVLATPAEAAQEVCERVIAVGVTSILNFAPVVLSVPDSVDVRKVDLSIELQILAFHEQRKAGGPLMAVDSQ, via the coding sequence GTGAAGAGCCCGTCCCAGCCCCGTGACCGCGGCATCCCCGAGGCGACAGTCGCCCGGCTCCCGCTGTACCTGCGGGCGTTGAACGGGATGGCCGAGCGGGGTGTCGCCACCGTCAGCTCCGAGGACCTGGCCGTGGCGGCGGGGGTAAACTCCGCCAAGCTTCGGAAGGATCTGTCCCATCTCGGCTCATACGGCACCCGGGGCGTAGGCTATGACGTGGAGTACCTCGTCTACCAGATCTCCCGCGAGCTCGGGCTGACGCAGGACTGGGCGGTCGCGATCGTCGGAGTCGGTAACCTCGGCCGCGCGCTGGCCAACTACGGTGGCTTCGTCTCCAGAGGCTTCCGTGTGGCGGCGTTGGTCGACGCCGACCCCGAAGTCGTGGGCGACACCATCGCGGGGTTGAATGTGGAGCACATCGACGAACTGGAAGCCGTCATCAAACGGCGAGGAGTCTCGATCGTGGTGCTGGCGACACCGGCGGAGGCGGCGCAGGAAGTCTGCGAACGCGTGATCGCCGTAGGCGTCACCAGCATCCTGAACTTCGCCCCAGTTGTGCTTTCCGTCCCGGATAGTGTCGATGTCCGTAAGGTCGACCTGTCAATCGAACTGCAGATTCTCGCGTTCCACGAGCAACGCAAAGCTGGGGGGCCACTCATGGCGGTGGACAGTCAATGA
- a CDS encoding glutamyl-tRNA reductase: MSVLAIGLSHRTSPVALLERVSITGDALVKLLHDVQDDSCVAEAMVVSTCNRVEVYVTVDRFHAAVTAITGLLGRHSGVPLEELTPHLYVHYEEQAVEHLFSVVCGLDSMVVGEGQILGQVRQALRLAQRQGTVGATLNDLVQQALRVGKRAHTDTGIDQAGASLVTAGLALAGELAGRRALVIGAGSMSSLAAATLVRAGVTDIVVANRTFERGARLAEKVGGRAVEFSAVARELAEADIVITCTGAGRHLITPDMLSRPVFLLDLALPHDIDPAVRQVPGVTLVDLETIQESGIGSREGDAVPSVRALVAEELRAYLDAERAAKVTPTVVALRSKAAGVVESELGRLLMRVPDLDERARDEVAMTVQRVVDKLLHEPTVRVKQLATCPGGDHYAEALRELFNLDPKMPEAVREVEL; this comes from the coding sequence ATGAGTGTTCTGGCGATCGGACTCAGCCACCGGACCTCTCCGGTGGCCCTTCTCGAGCGCGTCTCGATCACGGGTGACGCGCTTGTCAAGCTGCTGCACGACGTGCAGGACGACTCATGCGTGGCGGAGGCCATGGTCGTCTCGACCTGCAACAGGGTCGAGGTCTACGTCACCGTCGACCGCTTCCACGCCGCCGTCACCGCCATCACGGGCCTGCTGGGCCGGCACTCGGGCGTCCCTCTCGAGGAGCTGACGCCGCACCTCTACGTGCATTACGAGGAGCAGGCGGTCGAGCACCTGTTCTCCGTCGTGTGCGGGCTCGACTCCATGGTCGTCGGCGAGGGCCAGATCCTCGGCCAGGTCCGCCAGGCGCTCAGGCTGGCGCAGCGTCAGGGCACCGTGGGCGCCACCCTCAACGATCTGGTCCAGCAGGCGCTGCGGGTGGGCAAGCGGGCGCACACCGACACGGGCATCGACCAAGCCGGGGCCTCCCTCGTCACCGCGGGTCTCGCGCTGGCGGGCGAGCTGGCCGGGCGACGGGCGCTGGTGATCGGGGCAGGCTCCATGAGCTCGCTGGCCGCCGCCACGCTCGTACGCGCGGGCGTGACCGACATCGTGGTGGCCAACCGTACCTTCGAGCGCGGCGCCCGGCTGGCCGAGAAGGTCGGCGGGCGCGCGGTCGAGTTCTCCGCCGTGGCGCGCGAGCTGGCCGAGGCCGACATCGTGATCACCTGCACGGGCGCGGGCCGCCACCTCATCACGCCTGACATGCTGAGCCGGCCGGTCTTCCTGCTGGACCTGGCGCTGCCGCACGACATCGACCCCGCCGTGCGCCAGGTGCCCGGCGTCACGCTGGTCGACCTGGAGACGATCCAGGAGTCCGGCATCGGCTCGCGGGAGGGCGACGCGGTCCCGTCCGTCCGGGCTCTCGTCGCGGAGGAGCTGCGGGCCTACCTCGACGCCGAGCGGGCCGCCAAGGTCACCCCGACGGTGGTGGCGCTGCGCAGCAAGGCCGCGGGCGTGGTCGAGTCCGAGCTGGGCCGCCTGCTGATGCGCGTGCCCGACCTCGACGAGCGGGCCAGGGACGAGGTGGCCATGACCGTGCAGCGGGTCGTGGACAAGCTGCTCCACGAGCCGACCGTGCGTGTCAAGCAGCTCGCCACCTGCCCCGGCGGCGATCATTATGCGGAAGCGCTGCGTGAGTTGTTCAATCTGGATCCGAAGATGCCTGAAGCCGTGAGGGAGGTGGAGCTGTGA